Proteins from a genomic interval of Nematostella vectensis chromosome 12, jaNemVect1.1, whole genome shotgun sequence:
- the LOC116615537 gene encoding somatostatin receptor type 5, which produces MAVTGLLNISLLVNYTNSSDYTPNAALSPELEPKVLEIFRLCLSALICSTGIVGNILVVIITTCNRKTRTAVNYYILNLAISDLGILAICFPFILVKTEDPLHWPLGGFVCKVIYPLSDIFYGVSIGSIVAIAIDRYKAIVRSMRAQKTLQAAKWVILFIWVFAFVGFVLPLYFVMDFLVDANGPGTVDCTPTWPMPEVTMRLYVFSLTFFWYVLPLAVIVWVYRKIAQKIRASRALHKTMRSQVGRKYSEIGKEKSKAARRKHDDSNAKALKILIPVVCVFSLTMFPFHLFRCTQMIVDMSSFEYMWAIYNVCTVCLLANSSANPIIYSMVSDEFRRRFRQLLCLQWNKFNDSLSVRRSHRAPSTSAHRLTSQTQRSFHKNS; this is translated from the coding sequence ATGGCAGTCACAGGCCTTCTAAACATCTCTCTACTCGTAAATTACACAAACAGTTCCGATTATACCCCGAATGCTGCTTTGTCCCCCGAGCTGGAGCCGAAGGTACTAGAGATTTTCCGACTCTGCCTTAGCGCCCTGATCTGCTCGACAGGAATTGTGGGTAATATCCTTGTTGTCATAATCACAACGTGCAATCGTAAAACACGGACGGCAGTGAACTACTACATCCTGAATTTGGCGATCTCCGATCTTGGCATCCTTGCAATCTGTTTCCCGTTTATCTTAGTCAAAACGGAGGACCCCCTGCATTGGCCTCTCGGGGGCTTCGTGTGCAAAGTCATCTACCCGCTCTCTGACATCTTCTACGGCGTTTCTATTGGATCAATTGTTGCTATAGCGATAGACAGGTACAAGGCCATCGTTCGCAGCATGCGTGCCCAGAAGACCTTGCAAGCTGCCAAGTGGGTCATCTTATTTATTTGGGTTTTCGCGTTTGTGGGATTCGTATTACCATTGTACTTTGTGATGGACTTTCTTGTGGACGCGAATGGACCTGGGACAGTGGACTGCACGCCTACCTGGCCAATGCCAGAAGTCACCATGCGTCTGTACGTGTTCTCCTTAACCTTCTTCTGGTATGTTCTCCCGCTAGCTGTTATTGTCTGGGTGTATAGGAAGATCGCGCAGAAGATCCGGGCCAGCCGCGCACTGCACAAGACCATGCGCAGCCAGGTTGGGAGAAAATACAGCGAGattggaaaagaaaaaagcaaaGCCGCGCGTCGAAAGCACGACGATTCCAACGCCAAAGCCCTCAAGATACTAATCCCAGTTGTTTGCGTCTTCTCTCTCACTATGTTTCCTTTCCATTTGTTTCGCTGCACGCAGATGATCGTGGATATGTCCAGTTTTGAATACATGTGGGCCATATATAATGTATGCACCGTCTGTCTGCTCGCGAACAGCTCGGCAAACCCGATCATTTACTCGATGGTTTCCGACGAGTTTCGACGTCGATTCCGACAGCTACTTTGTTTACAGTGGAATAAATTTAACGACAGTTTGTCGGTTAGGAGATCGCACCGCGCACCGAGCACTTCGGCACATCGACTGACCTCACAGACGCAACGTAGCTTCCACAAAAACTCGTGA